The Oceanispirochaeta sp. genome includes the window GGGTGAGACCGTCCATACAAAGGGCGGGGATCTGATAACAGATCGATTTTCCACCTCCTGTGGGCATGGAGGCAAAGACATCTTTACCCTCCAGTACGGCATCGATGATATCCTTCTGGTTGGGGCGGAAAGAGTCGTATCCAAACTGTTTCTGTAGTATTACTGCGGGGTCTGTCATCAGGGTTATCTTACAGGGTTTGGGGATTCTCTGCATAGCCGAGGAATCCATCCGGGGATGTGTCTATTTTCTTATGCCATTGTTTGGAGGAGTGAAGTAAAAAAATCAACGGACCACAAATCCAACTCAAAAGGATCTTTAATAAATGGAGCCACATCTTTTTTCGCATCATCGAAGTCCACTTTCAGGATCTTTTCCTGAACCATTATTCTCATTATTTCTTTCGTTAAGGTCATTTTCTTGTCAAAATGGCCGCTTTGCTTCAGTTTGGCTTCCAGGTAAAGTAGATCGGGGGAAATCTTTTTATTAACGTACCAGATCAAGTCGTAAAAATCCCTTCCTTTGACGCGCCCACTGGGATAATCACGACAAAGAATGGCATGCAGTTTGCCAGAAAAGAGGGATTCCAGCTTTAGGATTCTGTAACTGAATGGAATCGGATTTGTAAGAAACAAAGTTTCAGACATACCGGCGGGGGCAGGGGGAAGAGTATCAATTTCGAGTTTGATTTTTAACAGCTCATTCTTATGTGTACCCGAAGCAGTAAGCCTTTTTTCTGTGATGGATATCAGTATAGAGAGTGTATTCCCTTTGATGAATGCTGACTCAATGGGAGTCTTTCTGTTCTTTTCAATTTTTTGGGCTGAGAAATCCAATTCATAGGCTTTCAACTCCACCACAATACCTTTTAGATATTTTTCCAGAGAAAAGTCTGTATCTGGATATAAAAGTGTGAAGTCCATATCTTCTGAAAATCTATTCAGCCCATGCCCAATTCTTAAAGCTGTTCCACCGTAAAAGGCTGCTTTATTGAAAAACCCCTGTCTTGATAAACCAAGCAGGGTAATCTGTTGGATTATTTCTTTCAGGGCATTCTTGTAATCCGAAGCTGTCTGGCAATTATAAGGTTTCATCATTTCAGAAATGGCTTGATGCATGATCTTCAATCCTCTTCATTCTGG containing:
- a CDS encoding DEAD/DEAH box helicase produces the protein MQRIPKPCKITLMTDPAVILQKQFGYDSFRPNQKDIIDAVLEGKDVFASMPTGGGKSICYQIPALCMDGLTLVISPLIALMKDQVDAAVESGIQAAFINSTLKAGEAASVYARLYSG
- a CDS encoding nucleotidyl transferase AbiEii/AbiGii toxin family protein, which produces MHQAISEMMKPYNCQTASDYKNALKEIIQQITLLGLSRQGFFNKAAFYGGTALRIGHGLNRFSEDMDFTLLYPDTDFSLEKYLKGIVVELKAYELDFSAQKIEKNRKTPIESAFIKGNTLSILISITEKRLTASGTHKNELLKIKLEIDTLPPAPAGMSETLFLTNPIPFSYRILKLESLFSGKLHAILCRDYPSGRVKGRDFYDLIWYVNKKISPDLLYLEAKLKQSGHFDKKMTLTKEIMRIMVQEKILKVDFDDAKKDVAPFIKDPFELDLWSVDFFTSLLQTMA